The Hippoglossus hippoglossus isolate fHipHip1 chromosome 21, fHipHip1.pri, whole genome shotgun sequence genome contains a region encoding:
- the rif1 gene encoding telomere-associated protein RIF1 isoform X4: MMATAGPPSSSSLLPLLESLEDSSAGQSEHTDAYLTIANRLSGEEARQFLPAIEKHFSRLGKTILNHITSPNAELSQAALQALGFCVYHSQVVSGVPEDFAAEILSALCSLVVKSTDKNTCTRALWVLSKQSFPPDVVSKKVPSILGTLESVWSREDIQSVVMEHEALNVIIRLLEQVTAPMGDGAVRWAKLVIPLVVHSASKVRLRAAAAMEMGMPLLLEKQTEVAAIIEPMMSTKLIPELQKLFMSKNETNVLKLWPLFVKLLGKMLHRGGPFINSLLHLEELGFRSSSPTIKKIAFIAWKSLIDNFSLNPDILCSAKRIKLLMQPLASIHVRTEALLLTKVEVWWYLVVQLGPNLAPNFDQVSVPLLQCTIGCDGSSVPATPSRSVTQNGAATPGTPKTTATPGFNSPANTPRMSLNSTVQVPSSFPSIQLLGLEMLLHYFLGPETVATAAKRKLTLSLEPLNHALVSGSSSFTKHAAVLISTLRDGFISVGKDAPDALLNVLWTNLVRFVNMTIESGGSKKDRQGSEVLTLMLQALQSIVTSENLPANKVLVLLEATVKGVPQRVLGSASYQVGKMDVLNGTPALYLILLLYNSSMLSAYIEDKRFFQCLQTLVGCGLSGHTSPLAFAEAVLGAIGGSARSLQSKEQLWRMWSVMVSPLTDTITQSNEVNQGDALEHNFSAMHSALLFPVTHLLRGSPLQQASQKSMLSTWSKLYKVFARCSSLVVTAEENVCCEELCAKMTASIDRDALTVPSTLNAVSSLLQVMVECVDFSPYSPQFQQKLKSPHTPVNWMRKRSKALGNLSTFQSLLVQCLEVYLQAPDASSEATGVSLVSILSALFTNLVLANVVQEALASLVQPLSLLYKHAASEPPAFTSLLLTKLEKLLGDVLGCVQSRSSLAFNDELLALLSPLLCVLFPLKNKQLRTSVTQFWNATFANSVSLTYPEEIRPILSQVKQKIPIILPGFEVVTVSGDLSGQYSSESSQLETKLSGIPVSSVGKRDTLLGKDKSSTKMSKPVSTKLDFGSPKPPRREVLEEEASIDFVFIPPETKERVLTEHQKEVKRTKRADIPAMYNNLDASLDTTVFTQYTQSQEDSSEKLQTEQTDKVTKEAPDEVPQEDDAEIPARESGDCSSPKETEKETEKHEEMIPEPADVSMEEDAKSDTAEDMDMQSKEGSSPNISSSSDLVSGTPQKPNSRRQSFITLEKYAEGKPASPSSTFTGRLGKSSSSQERSKTSKASPSQASQSPDSLDSQTPGKVDSQNPVNDATESPRRPKDSGIKSEPVRLTERLPSDTTEDEDVIPDTQTDAEDMQPSSQEEELNDSQASMSQASQGETRRSGRRKVKPVLPGEDPEAQGEKSLTKRRRSGEKPNNDSPDSTQSRVTRRSQQLSEEASSRERLRTRAQRDKSETSQTDSQGRAHKKIKLQNNSDESLDNPEPRRGRPRSTREQESSQTVLQSDSESQTQKKRGRPKKASSEINKEVAVKTKMRDSHEKEQSSQTDTQVVEQKEKDDDEVMNDSQLTTPSPHTGARSQDSEVGEQTEQADHELMNDSQIISSSPQTGTRSQDSEVVEQKEDHELKSDSQMITPSPQTDTRSQEFELVEQTKQDDHELKSDSQMISSSPQTGTRSQEFELVEQTEEDAVKPKDSQILTSSQPDGQSLESELVEETKKEECSISVSTNEAQDGTDTTNELENESEVKGKPKTSDGVDDDLSQEDSEVITPVSSESQSRRRSGRSKAPAESEDKSDSQPSSGRGRRSTSKTSAVGQAEASIGGRTRRSKSTPGSTPESSQSLEVPGSSESSQGRGRYSKRKSSQALVPSLESSESESSQAKDISVMPKKRGRKPKASLPSPLAADCKIDGIDNNVAKDVVDDSQEEDTQIIEATAETVLDESQKSPNVPDSESFQDEAEPEEQPNRESPMEEEADAVVASEPVVTEKTEIDDKEGSDVSPGKKEQRDSPTKTDETSSQENDTEDVEVPEPVGSSNEQIEETVPPAEETLVSLDETTEEPQVSESPEDQAEDVSETGDSDKENEQADSDQEHPVVPVEAAPQDENQVEILNVTDEPSKEEEPSEQPTELSSEEDVAPPPENDEDNNQMMDEEETQADDAENDVFVNLNAAPTDLCDAPADCSGKDDFQDSPVRHKELEAVMGLDVGQSPSGGKTRGTWSPSASPSTSILKKGQKRPLEDETPSPLVKSRRVSFANPIQRQEMADDIDRRSPVIRTSSPRRSKVSGIPLPKYVTTPTKGLLILSPRNLRSPGSKSSKKCLISEMNQEPRPVPRDCIYPALVGCSAPVEAVLPQISSTLWSRGFGQLVRARNIKTVGDLSALTPHEIKTLPIRSPKISNVKKALKFYEQQRKGRGGDELKSLDELELMTSQLEETSAPQNQEDEDKTSGETLAMELVDEPVPADERSLQDVSEDQTPDMPTGEDEGPLHDDGLLSDVDALTCRMTPLELSRCSPLQLVHMHDQLGGLMSRVVGELQTRLCQTDGKT; this comes from the exons ATGATGGCGACGGCGGGGCCTCCGAGCAGCTCcagcctcctccctctgctggagTCTCTGGAGGACAGCTCTGCTGGACAGTCCGAGCACACAGACGCCTACCTCACCATCGCCAA TCGCCTCAGCGGAGAAGAAGCTCGCCAGTTTCTTCCTGCAATTGAAAAGCACTTTTCTCGTCTGGGTAAAACCATCTTG AACCACATCACCAGTCCGAACGCGGAGCTGAGCCAAGCCGCCCTGCAGGCGTTGGGGTTTTGCGTGTACCATTCTCAAGTAGTCTCCGGCGTGCCTG AAGACTTTGCAGCAGAAATACTGTCAGCACTTTGCTCCCTGGTGGTGAAGTCGACGGACAAGAACACGTGCACCAGAGCATTATGGGTCCTCTCCAAACAGAGCTTTCCTCCAGATGTGGTTTCCAAAAAA GTGCCGTCTATACTGGGAACGCTGGAAAGTGTGTGGAGCAGAGAAGACATCCAGTCTGTGGTAATGGAGCATGAAGCCTTGAACGTTATCATCAG GTTGCTGGAGCAGGTTACAGCTCCGATGGGCGATGGAGCAGTGCGGTGGGCGAAGCTGGTCATTCCTCTGGTCGTCCACTCCGCCTCCAAGGTGCGTCTACGGGCCGCGGCCGCCATGGAGATGGGGATGCCCCTGCTGCTGGAGAAACAGACGGAGGTGGCCGCTATCATCGAACCAATGATGTCAACG AAACTGATCCCAGAGCTGCAGAAGCTTTTCATGTCCAAGAATGAAACGAACGTCCTGAAGCTCTGGCCTTTGTTTGTGAAGCTGCTCGGGAAG ATGCTGCACAGAGGAGGTCCCTTCATCAACTCTCTGCTGcatctggaggagctgggatTCCGCAGCTCCTCCCCCACCATCAAGAAGATCGCCTTCATCGCCTGGAAAAGCCTCATAGACAACTTCTCCCTCAATCCAG ACATCCTGTGCAGTGCCAAACGTATCAAGCTCCTGATGCAGCCGCTCGCGTCCATCCACGTCAGGACAGAAGCTCTGCTGCTCACCAAGGTGGAGGTGTGGTGGTACCTGGTGGTGCAGCTGGGACCCAACCTGGCCCCGAACTTTGATCAG GTTTCTGTGCCTTTGCTCCAGTGCACCATCGGCTGTGACGGCTCCTCCGTCCCAGCCACTCCCTCTAGATCCGTCACTCAAAATGGTGCCGCTACACCTGGAACACCCAAAACCA CAGCTACCCCGGGCTTCAACAGTCCAGCCAACACGCCTCGAATGAGCCTGAACTCCACCGTCCAggtcccctcctccttcccctccatcCAGCTGCTCGGCCTGGAGATGCTGCTCCACTATTTTCTGGGACCGGAGACTGTTGCCACGGCGGCGAAAAGAAAACTCACCCTGAGTCTCG agccCCTGAACCACGCGCTCGTCTccggctcctcctccttcaccaaACACGCTGCTGTTCTCATCTCAACCCTCAGAGATGGATTCATAAGCGTCGGCAAAGACGCTCCAG ATGCTCTTTTGAACGTTTTATGGACGAATCTTGTGCGTTTTGTCAACATGACCATAGAGTCCG GAGGCAGTAAGAAGGACCGTCAGGGCTCTGAAGTTCTCACCCTGATGCTTCAGGCTCTGCAGAGCATCGTCACCTCAGAGAATCTGCCTGCAAACAAAGTCCTG GTTCTGCTGGAGGCCACAGTGAAGGGAGTTCCTCAGCGAGTTCTTGGCTCCGCCTCTTACCAAGTCGGCAAGATGGACGTGCTAAAT gGAACACCAGCTCTTTATCTCATCCTGCTCCTCTACAACAGCAGCATGCTCTCAGCCTACATCGAGGACAAGAG ATTCTTTCAGTGCCTTCAGACTCTGGTGGGCTGCGGCCTGTCGGGCCACACCTCCCCTCTGGCGTTTGCCGAGGCGGTGCTCGGGGCCATCGGAGGCAGCGCCAGGTCTCTGCAGAGCAAGGAGCAGCTGTGGAGGATGTGGAGCGTGATGGTCAGTCCGCTCACAGACACCATCACACAG TCTAATGAAGTGAACCAAGGTGACGCTCTGGAGCACAACTTCAGCGCCATGCACTCTGCGCTGCTCTTCCCCGTCACACACCTCCTACGTGGCTCCCCACTGCAGCAG GCGTCCCAGAAGTCGATGTTGTCCACGTGGTCCAAACTGTACAAGGTGTTCGCCCGCTGCTCGTCACTGGTGGTCACGGCCGAGGAGAACGTCTGCTGCGAGGAGCTCTGTGCGAAGATGACGGCTTCGATCGACAGAGACGCCCTGACG GTCCCGTCAACTTTAAATGCAGTTTCCAGCCTCCTCCAGGTGATGGTGGAGTGTGTGGACTTCTCTCCGTACTCTCCTCAGTTCCAGCAGAAGCTAAAGT ctcctcacacTCCTGTGAACtggatgagaaagaggagcaaGGCTCTGGGGAACTTGTCCACGTTTCAGTCCCTGCTGGTCCAGTGTCTGGAGGTTTATCTCCAGGCCCCCGACGCGTCGTCAGAGGCCACAGGAGTCTCGCTGGTCTCCATCTTGTCGGCTCTCTTCACCAATCTCGTCCTCGCCAATGTCGTCCAGGAGGCGCTCGCTTCTCTGGTTCAACCTCTCTCACTCCTCTACAAACACGCAGCCAGCGAGCCGCCCGCGTTCACATCGCTGCTCCTGACAAAG ctggagaagCTCCTTGGTGACGTCCTGGGCTGCGTTCAGAGCCGCTCTTCTTTGGCCTTCAACGACGAGCTgctggctctgctctctcctctgctgtgtgtgttgtttccacTCAAGAACAAGCAGCTTCGCACGTCGGTCACCCAGTTCTGGAACGCCACCTTCGCCAACTCGGTCAGCCTCACTTACCCCGAAGAGATCAG ACCGATCCTGAGCCAAGTGAAGCAGAAGATCCCGATCATTCTTCCCGGCTTTGAGGTCGTCACCGTCTCCGGAGATCTCAGTGGCCAATATTCC AGTGAGAGTTCCCAGTTGGAGACCAAGCTCAGCGGGATTCCCGTTTCGTCGGTGGGAAAGAGGGACACGCTGCTGGGGAAGGACAAGAGCTCCACCAAGATGTCCAAGCCAGTTTCT ACAAAGCTGGATTTTGGCTCTCCCAAGCCCCCCCGCAGAGAGGTCTTGGAGGAAGAGGCCTCCATTGACTTTGTCTTCATTCCTCCTGAGACGAAGGAGAGAGTTCTGACCGAGCACCAGAAGGAGGTGAAAAGGACTAAAAG GGCTGATATCCCGGCCATGTACAACAACCTCGACGCTTCTCTGGATACAACAGTTTTCACTCAGTACACTCAGAGCCAAGAGGACTCCTC GGAGAAACTGCAAACGGAACAAACTGACAAGGTCACCAAAGAGGCTCCTGACGAG gtTCCACAGGAAGATGATGCTGAAATTCCAGCAAGAGAGAGTGGAGACTGTTCCAGCccgaaagaaacagaaaaagagacgGAGAAGCATGAAGAAATGATCCCTGAGCCAGCAGATGTTTCCATGGAGGAAGATGCCAAGAGTGATACAGCAGAAGACATGGACATGCAGTCTAAAGAAGGCTCAAGTCCTAACATCTCTAGCTCCTCAGATCTGGTCTCGGGGACTCCTCAGAAACCCAACAGTCGCCGTCAGTCCTTTATCACTCTGGAGAAGTATGCTGAGGGAAAACCTGCCAGCCCCAGCAGCACATTCACAGGTCGCCTCGGAAAGTCCTCCAGTAGCCAAGAACGCTCCAAAACCAGCAAGGCATCTCCTTCCCAGGCCTCCCAGAGTCCAGACTCTCTGGATTCCCAAACCCCTGGGAAAGTGGACTCGCAGAATCCTGTTAACGATGCCACAGAGTCCCCTCGACGACCTAAAGACTCTGGGATTAAGAGTGAGCCTGTCAGGCTGACTGAGCGACTGCCCAGTGACACGACAGAGGACGAAGACGTTATCCCAGACACCCAAACGGACGCAGAGGATATGCAGCCGTCGAGTCAGGAAGAGGAATTGAACGATTCTCAGGCCTCTATGTCGCAGGCTTCTCAAGGTGAAACCAGACGCTCTGGGCGCCGCAAAGTCAAACCTGTGCTGCCCGGCGAGGACCCCGAAGCCCAGGGAGAAAAGTCCTTGACTAAAAGGAGACGTTCTGGGGAGAAGCCAAACAATGATTCTCCAGACTCGACACAAAGCAGAGTAACCAGGAGAAGTCAGCAGCTTTCTGAGGAAGCCAGTAGCAGAGAGAGATTACGAACGAGGGCTCAGAGGGACAAGAGCGAGACGAGCCAAACCGACTCTCAGGGTAGAGCCCACAAGAAGATCAAGCTGCAGAACAACTCAGATGAGTCCCTCGATAATCCTGAACCCAGGAGAGGAAGACCAAGAAGCACCAGAGAGCAGGAGTCCAGCCAAACTGTTCTGCAGTCCGACAGTGAAAGCCAGACACAGAAAAAGCGCGGCCGCCCTAAAAAAGCATCATCAGAGATTAACAAGGAGGTGGCTGTGAAGACAAAGATGAGGGATTCACATGAGAAAGAACAGTCGAGCCAAACTGACACACAGGTTGTAGAACAGAAGGaaaaggatgatgatgaagtaaTGAACGACTCTCAGCTGACCACTCCTTCTCCTCACACTGGTGCTAGATCCCAGGACTCTGAGGTTGGAGAACAAACTGAACAGGCAGACCATGAACTAATGAACGACTCTCAGATAATCAGCTCTTCCCCTCAAACTGGTACCAGATCCCAGGACTCTGAGGTTGTAGAACAGAAGGAGGATCACGAACTAAAGAGCGACTCTCAGATGATTACTCCTTCTCCTCAAACTGATACCAGGTCCCAAGAGTTTGAACTTGTagaacaaaccaaacaagaTGATCATGAACTAAAGAGCGACTCCCAGATGATCAGCTCTTCCCCTCAAACTG GTACCAGATCCCAAGAGTTTGAACTTGTAGAACAAACCGAAGAAGATGCCGTTAAGCCAAAAGATTCTCAAATCCTAACCTCTTCTCAACCTGATGGCCAATCCCTGGAATCTGAGCTTGTAGAAGAGACCAAAAAGGAAGAGTGTTCGATATCCGTCTCAACCAACGAGGCCCAAGACGGAACCGACACGACAAACGAGTTGGAGAACGAATCGGAGGTCAAAGGCAAACCCAAGACCAGCGATGGCGTCGATGACGACCTTAGTCAAGAGGACTCTGAGGTGATCACACCTGTATCTTCTGAAAGCCAGTCTCGGCGTAGATCCGGAAGAAGCAAGGCTCCAGCGGAGTCCGAAGACAAAAGCGACAGTCAGCCTTCatcaggaagagggagaaggtcTACCTCAAAGACATCAGCTGTCGGTCAGGCAGAGGCCAGCATTGGAGGTAGAACCAGAAGAAGCAAATCAACTCCTGGCTCCACCCCGGAGAGTTCTCAGTCGTTAGAAGTTCCTGGATCTTCAGAGTCCTCCCAAGGCAGGGGCAGGTACTCCAAACGAAAGTCTTCCCAGGCGTTGGTTCCCAGTTTGGAGTCTTCAGAGTCTGAAAGCTCACAGGCCAAAGACATTTCTGTTATGCccaaaaagagagggaggaaaccGAAAGCTTCACTTCCCAGTCCTCTCGCCGCTGATTGTAAAATAGATGGAATTGATAACAATGTGGCGAAGGATGTTGTTGATGATTCTCAAGAAGAAGATACGCAAATCATAGAAGCCACAGCTGAAACCGTTTTAGATGAATCACAGAAAAGCCCAAATGTTCCAGATTCTGAATCATTCCAGGATGAAGCTGAACCGGAGGAGCAACCTAACCGAGAATCACCGATGGAGGAAGAGGCTGATGCTGTCGTGGCCTCAGAACCTGTCGTTACAGAGAAAACTGAGATCGACGACAAAGAGGGAAGTGATGTGTCCCCCGGCAAGAAAGAGCAAAGAGACTCTCCAACAAAAACTGATGAAACTTCTTCTCAAGAGAATGACACTGAGGACGTAGAAGTGCCTGAACCAGTTGGGAGCAGTAATGAGCAGATAGAGGAAACTGTGCCTCCTGCTGAGGAAACACTGGTGTCTCTGGATGAGACGACGGAGGAACCTCAG GTCTCAGAGTCTCCGGAGGACCAAGCTGAAGACGTTTCTGAAACTGGGGACAGtgataaagaaaatgaacaagCTGATTCAGACCAAGAACATCCAGTGGTCCCAGTGGAAGCTGCACCTCAGGATGAAAACCAGGTTGAGATTCTGAATGTCACAGATGAGCCTTCGAAGGAGGAGGAGCCATCGGAGCAGCCCACAGAGCTCAGCTCGGAGGAAGACGTCGCACCTCCACCGGAGAATGATGAAGACAACAACCAGATGATGGATGAAGAGGAAACTCAGGCGGACGACGCTGAGAACGATGTATTTGTTAATTTGAATGCAGCTCCGACTGATCTGTGCGACGCTCCAGCGGATTGTTCTGGTAAAGATGATTTTCAGGATTCTCCCGTGAGGcacaaggagctggaggctgtcATGGGCTTAGATGTTGGCCAGAGCCCCAGCGGTGGCAAGACCAGAGGAACCTGGTCTCCCTCGGCCTCCCCCTCCACCAGCATCCTGAAGAAGGGCCAGAAAAGACCACTGGAGGATGAGACCCCCTCGCCTCTCGTCAAA TCCAGACGTGTGTCTTTTGCGAATCCGATCCAGAGGCAGGAAATGGCCGACGACATTGATCGTCGCAGCCCCGTCATCAGAACCAGTTCTCCCAGAAGATCCAAAGTCAGCGGCATCCCTCTGCCCAAA TATGTCACGACTCCGACAAAGGGCTTGTTGATCCTGAGCCCCAGGAATCTGCGCAGTCCAGGTTCCAAGAGCTCCAAGAAATGCCTG ATTTCTGAAATGAACCAAGAGCCCCGTCCTGTCCCCAGAGACTGTATCTATCCGGCGCTGGTCGGCTGCTCTGCACCTGTAGAAGCTGTGCTGCCTCAGATCTCCTCCACCTTGTG GTCTCGGGGGTTCGGGCAGCTCGTTCGAGCCAGAAACATCAAAACGGTCGGCGACCTCAGCGCTTTAACGCCCCATGAGATCAAGACTCTGCCCATTCGCTCGCCGAAGATCTCCAACGTCAAGAAGGCACTTAAGTTTTACGAACAGCAG CGTAAAGGTCGAGGTGGCGACGAGTTGAAGAGTCTAGATGAACTGGAGTTGATGACGTCTCAACTGGAGGAGACCAGTGCTCCTCAAAACCAGGAGGACGAGGACAAGACCTCAGGCGAGACTCTCG CAATGGAGCTGGTGGACGAACCCGTTCCTGCAGATGAGAGGTCGCTCCAGGACGTCTCCGAGGATCAAACCCCCGACATGCCGACAGGAGAAGACGAAGGACCGCTTCACGATGACGGGCTCCTGTCGGACGTGGACGCCCTCACCTGCAGGATGACGCCACTTGAACTCAGTCGCTGCTCGCCGCTGCAGCTCGTCCACATGCACGATCAGCTGGGCGGCCTGATGAGCCGCGTGGTCGGCGAGCTGCAGACGCGCCTCTGCCAGACTGACGGCAAAACATGA